A single region of the Ancylobacter novellus DSM 506 genome encodes:
- a CDS encoding DUF4126 family protein: MLYLLALLIGVVAGLRAMTAPAAVAWAAYLGWIDLSASPLAFMGYAWTPWIFTVLAVVELITDQLPSTPSRTVPVQFGTRIVSGALCGACLGAASGNLVVGAVLGAIGAVIGTLGGRSVRGSLAASFGKDPPAAIIEDAVAIIGAALIVMVP, encoded by the coding sequence ATGCTCTACCTGCTTGCACTGCTGATCGGCGTCGTCGCCGGGCTTCGGGCCATGACCGCCCCGGCGGCGGTCGCCTGGGCCGCCTATCTCGGCTGGATCGACCTTTCCGCCAGCCCGCTCGCCTTCATGGGCTATGCCTGGACGCCGTGGATCTTCACGGTGCTGGCCGTGGTCGAGCTCATCACCGACCAGTTGCCCTCGACCCCGAGCCGCACCGTGCCTGTGCAGTTCGGCACCCGCATCGTCAGCGGCGCGTTGTGCGGCGCGTGCCTCGGGGCAGCCAGTGGCAATCTCGTTGTCGGGGCGGTCCTCGGCGCGATCGGCGCGGTGATCGGCACGCTGGGCGGGCGCTCGGTGCGCGGCAGCCTCGCCGCCTCCTTCGGCAAGGACCCGCCCGCCGCCATCATCGAGGATGCGGTCGCGATCATCGGCGCCGCTCTCATCGTCATGGTGCCGTGA